In Streptomyces sp. 840.1, the DNA window GAGCCGGTCGACCGCCCAGCGGTACCTCAAGTACCTGGAGGGTGCGGGCCGGATCAGCCTGACCCTGAAGTACGGGGACACCGGCCGCCCGGAGCACCGCTACGCCTGGGCGGTGGCCGGCTGAGGGACCGCTCCCCCGCAAGCGCGCAACCTCTCTGCAACGTCCGGCCGGGTTGCATGGGGGCCATGCACGCACCGCGATCCCCGCGGTGCCCGGAAGGAGACCGATCCGTGAACCGATGCGAGGGTGTGCGGCCATGAGCTCCGCGCAAGCGCCGCCGGTGGAGCTCACACCCGCGGCCGCGGATCTGCTGCGGCGGCTGCGCGAGCTGCACGGGCCGCTGATGTTCCACCAGTCGGGCGGCTGCTGCGACGGCAGCGCGCCGATGTGCTACCAGGACGGGGAGTTCCGCACCGGCGGCTCCGACGTACTGCTCGCCTCCCTGGAGGTCGACGGGATGGCGGAGACCGTTCCGTTCTGGATGTCGAGGAGCCAGTCCGAGGTGTGGGCGCACACCCGGCTGATCGTGGATGTGGTGGAGGGCCGCGGCAGCGGCTTCTCGCTGGAGGCCCCGGAGGGGGTGCGGTTCCTGATCCGGTCGCGGCTCGTGGGCGGCTGACCGGATGCGCGTGGGCCGGGCGTCAGGCCCGGGGCCCGCGCGCACCGCCGGGTCCACGCCGCGCGCTCGTCCGCCGGTCGAGGAGTTCGCGGCGGATCTCGGCGGCCGTGCTCCTGGCCCGGTCCGAGGTGGCCCTGCGGTCCGCCTGGGCGGGCACGAACCGGTGCAGCGCCTGCCCGCAGCGCGGGCAGGCGGTGTCGTTGTGGAGCAGCCTGCCGTCCTCGCACCGGGAGTCCTCGCAGCGTGCCGAGGTCAGCAGGTGTCCGGCGATCTCCAGGGGCGGCCAGCGGCGCCGGCCGTCCTCGTCCTTCTCCTGGAGGGTGTGGGCCCAGCGTGCGTTCCACCGGCGCTCCACCCGGTCCAGGAGCTGGTCCGGGGTGCGCCGGCCCAGCTCCCGCTGGATCATCTCGACGAGTTCGGCGGGGTAGCGGCCGCCGAACTCCCTCATGAGGGGCTGCGGAAGCGCGTGCAGGAGGTAGCCGACGGGATCCGCGCCCGCCCGCTGCCACTTGCGGCACTGGCAATCCCCGTCCGCCGACAGTGGGGTGCGGCAGCGGCTGCACAGGCCCCGGCAGTCGCCGCACAGTCCGTGGTCGAGTCCGTCCAGGTGCCGGGCGGGGGCCCGGCCGCACTCGCGGCAGCAGGAGGCGCACAGGCCGCAGAGCCGCTCGAAGCCGACGGCCGTCGTCCAGGGCCGC includes these proteins:
- a CDS encoding DUF779 domain-containing protein, whose protein sequence is MSSAQAPPVELTPAAADLLRRLRELHGPLMFHQSGGCCDGSAPMCYQDGEFRTGGSDVLLASLEVDGMAETVPFWMSRSQSEVWAHTRLIVDVVEGRGSGFSLEAPEGVRFLIRSRLVGG